In Mugil cephalus isolate CIBA_MC_2020 chromosome 7, CIBA_Mcephalus_1.1, whole genome shotgun sequence, the sequence cagtcagtCAGTTCAATGAGAACTTTTGActgtatacagtacatacaacGGATTATACCACATATAAACCAATACActgtaattttagttttttattgatGGCAAATTCTTGACTAAGGAAATATATTTGACAACATGCTAATTATAGAAAACAGTATTTTGAGAATAGTTTTGAAACTATACTCACACACATCACTTCTCATCACATACTGTACGTAAATAATAAGAGGCAGTAAGAGATCCTATGAAACAAACTACACATGTAGCTactcacatgtgtgtgtggtgtctaTATGAGCACTGAGGGTTGTCAGTCAAAGTTTTGTTCGATGACCGCGTCAGCTGACTCAAATATTTacctcaaatatttttttttttttttttaaaaaacgtcGCCATTACTTTGAAGGCTGTCCCTCTGTTTCCCGTCAGTCTGCCTAACTTGACGCTTGTGCCGTGATGACCGAGCGGAgcgtttcttcttctgtttctggtGTCGTCGTCAGGATACAGCGGCTCAGGGGCGCATCCTCGGCCACACAGGGCTGACACCAAATCTGAGGCTAAATCTCAGATCGTAGCTGGAGTCGATTTTATTCGACTGATTGGTCGATCGACCCGTTCGTCGTTTCTGCTGCAGGTATGTTTTTACCCCTGTGTCTTCCACCACAGGATATTATTGCAGGATACTGTACTTCCAGCTGCACTACACTTTGTTTAGAAGTCTGCTTTTGGTAAACAAGATGTGCAATATTTATTAATCATTCTACAGACTTTATAGCACTTTATGCTTTGTATACGGGTACTTATTAGCATATAAAGGCTCccctcttgatttttttttctttgtgaactACATGGCTGTTTAATGTGTCTTTTACAGttttatgaattaaatatttaaggGGTAAGAAATATGATCTGGTCTCTGTCACTCCCCCAACAATTCTTATTACTGAGATTCTTGAGCTCAACCTATAAAAGTTCACAAGGTTAAACGTGTTATTTCcataatttaatgtttaaaagcaCAAAAGGATATTCTTTTCAAAAGCAGGCAGAATGAACACTCGCTTATAGCCAGCAACGACCCATGCTAGATGTTTGTGATATACCGTGTCTCCTGACGCCATACCTgcttacagaaacacacacacacacacatacacacacatacacaggccTCAGAGGTCTCATTGTACTTGTTGTTTACCAACCCTGGTACCACAACGCCTCAGACTGAATCCTACTTGTTAGTAACCTTCGTTTTAAACATaatctccacctcttcttcctcttcttcttcttcttcttcttcttcttcttcttcaatgaTTGTCCGCCTATAGAAAAATGGATCTGCTGCCGGACCTATGGAGGCAGGACTACTGGCTTCCTCCAGGTGTGACCTGGACAGACATGGAGCAGCTGGCGGACTCTGACCGACCACGACCCCAGGACCTGCTCATAGCTCTGCCGCTCGCTCTGGGCTTTGTCGCCCTGCGCTTCTTGTTTGAGAGGTAGGGCACAAGTTAGCCCATTGTTAGACATTGTTCTGTAAGATATGGGTGAGTGAGCGTTTGGGGCGGCGCAgggtcattttcttttctgcagtgGAGCGTGCAATTAAACACATCATCCTACCTGAACCTTAACACAATAACTACAGCCTGGTTTAATAAACGAACCatcattggaaaaaaaaaaagggcattaTATATGTGACCTGATTCCAAAATGACAGGCAGTGTTTCCTGAATATGACCACGTGTCCAGTGTTGTACATGACTTTGTAAGGGGATATGAGCTGTGGGACCGTGAGCAGGTGTTTTcggagagcagagcagagcacgCATTGTTATTGCCATGAAAAAGAGGCTTTGGGGACTGGAATGAAacgaaagaaagacagaggggaTTTAATGTTTAAGATCTATAAATGCAGTCCAGTTGTGGTTAGAAGAGTCAGGTGAAATGTGTAGATTTGTTAAAAGTGCGTAACGAGAAACGTCAATCACAccgtgtgtgtttctctttggtTACATCGCGTTCTATTAGACGAATCAAACTCATTGTATTATCAGCGCTGCTGTCCTGTgaaaattattcattttcaaatgcTACGAGCTGACTGTCAACATCTCCGGGCTAGCAGCCATGACTATCTCAAGCTGCCCTTTGTTCTCCCCGTCCCCAGGTTTTTTGCCCCACCCATGGGCAGATGTCTGGGGGTGAAGAATAGATCGCAGGTGACTGCTGCCCCCTCCCCGAAGCTGGAGTCGTTTTACACCCAGAGGAGCCGGCAGCCAACGCAGGTGAGTCTGAAAAGACTGGTCTGGTGTTAATCAGCTGAGTATTTGTCGGCCACAGATGCAAATACTTTGGCAGACTGAGACGGCCTACTATCTCAAATGTCTTTGAGCTGTTAGCACTTCCCCCAAAGAGATGTTTCTCCTCTAGTTCACAAAAACATCTACAAATGAtacactaaaacactaaaaaaacacaaaaaaaaacactagaaaaaaatattatggaTCAGCCCATTTTTCTTCAAGTAATCttaaaatgtgtcttatttGCTTTTTACCGTCTGTGCACACTGAAAAGGACACTTTGACATTCATAGGTTTTCAAGCTTCTCAATTGTTGATGTAAGGCTTTTACTTCCTCTTGTTTGTCGTTGGTGGGAtcggagaggaggaagaacgtGGACATTGTCATAGTAACACATCCTTGTTCCTGGAAACTCCAGCCTAGAGGGAAACACACCACCACATGTTCACAAGTCTCCAGCACTTATTTCTCTCCCCCAGCTTTGGGTAAACTAGAAATGCCTCCAGAAAAGATTTTCCTGTCTTTATGTTGTAACGCAGATGCATTAACACAGCTGGGTTatataaatcattattttactCTCTTGTAGAAATCTGAGTggagctgtttgttttaaacctGTTTAAGGAGACATTGAAAATGCCACTGGGGTGTAGTGACATTTTTTGGTTTCAGACAGAGGTTTGTACGTCTGCCATCTGAATCTTATAGTTCTCCTTTTGCTCGTTACCTCTTTTATGTCGGCccttttatttgtgtcttcaAACGTGACTTTCTGCTTTAAGCCCTCCTCGTCTCATCCTTTTCTCTCCTGTGCTGATGTCGTTTCAGAGTGAGATTGTTGGCTTGACGCTGCTGTGCGGtaaaacccagaggcagatcgAGACCTGGTTCAGACTGCGCAGGAACCAAGACAGGCCCTCTCAGACCAAGAAGTTTGGTGAAGCCGCGTAAGTGCCGTCTCTCCACAAGCCATTCAAGTTGCAGATGACTTCCCTCAAGTGCACTTTCTTCACCACTCAGGGCAAAGTCAACAGgctgcactggaaaaaaaaaactcctcagaGCTTAGCTAAACTTTCCAGACTTACCTCttttccagacttttttttataatatatataaaatgcagTCATTTTGTCTAGTCAACACTTCTGGTCTCATGTGTTATTTTGCAGTTGGAGGTTCTTTTTCTACCTCACAGCCTTTATGGCTGGATTGTCCTGCTTGATTGATGTGAGTATAAGTCACACAGATTTTACAGAAAACTGCTACTGTCATTaaaaataccttttgtttgttatgtaCCGTATATCAAAGCGTTGAACTACTTCAGTTCATCTTATCCTTCTCTCTACAGAGACCCTGGTTCTGGGACCACAGGGAATGCTGGAGGCAGTATCCCGTTCAGGTGAAAGAACAACCACAACTATAACAgtcttttgcttcttttctcGAAACTGAACTTTTGTTGAAAACAGACTACATTCACACATATGCAGTCACCACAATGAGCAAAGTCTAATTTCTCTGTAGACATTTTATAGATGAGATGTGAGTTTGAAGGAAAGAGATTCAATTCGTTTTGAAGAGGAACTGTAAATGAATTTCCTCTTTCGCAAATACCCTGACTAACTTTACATTAAAGTTACTCATCACTGGCAAAATATAAATCTAAGGGAGCTGAAACTTGAGGGACATGATCAGGAATGGTGAGGTTAAGAAGaaagtaatttaaatattttcagtgttcagcttTACCATTTGAATTCTGATACTTGGCTTGACTTACTTAAAAACCACAGTGAGCCACAatatttctctgtgtctcttttgcTCCGTTAATGTTTAACTCTACATATAAGCCACCTAggattttactgtgtatttgCTCAAAAACACTATTTAAGACTGAAACTAACCATTATTTATGATCTCAGATAGGATGGTAGTTGTTTcctcagtttattatttttggtgCTGACATGATTTTGTGTGCACCTTCTGTCAGGCCCCTTTTAAAATATCCACTAAGTGAAGACAGGACATTTCCTGCGAACAGCTAAGAGACCAACAGACCGTAATGTGGATCAATTATTTTTGTATAAGTGATGTcttagcagaggatggtttcgattCGTCGTTATGGGCGTTACACTTTGTCTGCAGCACTACAACAGGTCACATACATCATACGACCAAGGCTGCTGCAGCTATATGAGGAACCTCACTACACACAACCATGACAACCTTTTTTTAGgttaattttctttcttgtaaCAGTGTCACGAAGCTGACGAAGCCGCAATCTTCAAATGCGTCAGTTGTTTCAAATTACCTCCTTTCCAGACAAGCCTCACTTGACATATTCTTCAATTACCATTTGTATTAGAATTACTTATAAAtaatgtttcctcctcagcccaTGGAGAGAGCTCACTATTGGTACTACATGCTGGAGTTGGGATTTTACGGCTCTCTGCTCCTGCGGATTTCTGTGGACGTGAAGAGGAAGGTGAGGGCATTCCTTCGCTGAACAATGTTACGCAGCAGATTTCCTCGTGACTGCCTTGTAGTGGAACTTTTCTAAGAGACGTGTTGAAGTGAAGGCATTAGGATTCTGCCTGCGTCGCCGTGGTCGTATTTCATGCTTCACTCACCTCACTTCAACCACGCATGGTTAATGAGTGACTAAAAGAGCAGGAATCTGAGCTGCTCTGCTGACATGTGTAGGTTATTTTATTCTACTGGTCAGATATTTTATGTGTCTCATTTGCCAGGATTTTAAAGAACAAGTGATCCACCATTTGGCCACCATCTTCCTGCTCAGTTTCTCCTACTGTGCTAACTACATTCGCATCGGCACCTTGGTCATGCTGCTCCATGACTCCTCCGACATCCTTCTAGAGGTAACGCGTGAACTATTTCTTTCGTACTGCACAAACACGATAAAGGAGGTGGATTTTCACACATGTGCAGGCAAATACCGTCTTACAGCTTTCTTGTAACCTTGCTGGGAAACAGCAGGTGCCACTGTAGCCGTCCATTCAGAGCGAGCTTTATGCCCCGTCCAGTTACTTTTCTACTTGTGTGTAGCCCGACTAAAGACCGAATGTTAACTGTAGTCAGAGGTTCAGACTGTTCTCTGTATTGGCCTGCAGGATCCTGTGACTTTACTCCTGATCTCTAAAATCACAGTGATCAGGAGTAGAGAGCTGACCTTTGTTTACCTGTACAACAGAAATCATTGTTCATGAGCAGAGGGGATTAAAGCACACTTCCAAATTTAAACTGTGTTAGATCTGTGCACTCATTAAGACATAACAATCAGACTCATCTGAGCTGatcttgttatttattttcctgttggTTTCACTGTTAAATGATTGTGCAGTCCGCCAAGATGTTCAACTACGGCACCGGCTGGAGAAAAACATGTGACACactctttgttgtgtttgccgTGGTCTTCCTTGTGACTCGGTTGGTGATTTTCCCCAGCAAGTAAGAGACggttttccttctttgtttgTGAATAAACTAAATCCTTTATGCGTCTTTTAAGTCTTATAATTTGTAACCTGACTTCAATTGTTTGCTTACTTACAGAATCATTCACACCACCCTGGTACTGTCCATGGAGGTGTTTCAACCTTTTGCCGGCTACTACTTTTTTAATGTCCTGCTCATGGTGCTGCAGGGCCTTCACATCTTCTGGGCAGGCTTAATATTACGTATGGTCTATAAGTTTCTTAAAGGCAAGGTGAGAACTGCCACTTAAATGTACCATTTCATCCCACACACTTTACAATTAGCCACTAATTCACCTGTTCATAGATTCACAACCCTATTGTGCACCGAGCATGTGCTAGTCAGACCTTTAGAGCAGAGCTCTGGGAAAATTAGATCTTGGAGGATTAGATCttcttaattaattcattaatttatctGCTTTTCCCTTCAGCTGGAAAAAGATGAACGCAGTGATGAAGAGAGTGAAGTTGAAGATCAAGAGGAGgataaagaaggagaagaaaatatgGATCAAGGAGGAGATTGTTACTGGGAGAAAAGTAAAGACAGTCTGAACTCCAAACTATCTATGCTGACCAACAGCTGTGTCCTCAATAACCTGACCAACCACAGGTCCTCTGTAGCAGACAGAATGCGTAAAGCTCAGTAAAGGTTTTTTTTGGTAATGTTCATAATGTTCCAGTTTAGCTGTCTCAAAGAGGCATCGTCTTAACCTTGAATATGTATGGTTCAATCTGATGTTGTAGGCTCCTCCCACCGGTTCCTGTATGCTCATCCCGTTGTGTTTCACTTTTAGCTGAGAGTGGAATTAAAGAAGTAAAGGTGTGGTTATTCTAATTGAAGAAAACGtttagcagaggatggtttcgatccatcgacctctgggttatgggcccagcacgcttccgctgcgccactctgctacACAGGGCAATATGTGTACTACCGACGTCTTTAAAAGTCGACATATCAGCAGTTTTTATCTgcacttttaatgtgaaactaTAGAATGATTGGGAAAACGTTCAGTTCTTGTCGATTTTCACTGTAGTTTTCACAGTTGTTTTATATGTGGCAAGTCCACAAACCATATGTTTGCTATATACAAACTAAAGTTGCGTGTATACTACTGTTCAACGTAGACAGAAGATCGTTCTTTTAATACTGTAAAACAGAGAAATTGTTACATACGTGCAGCTGACAGTAAAATGTTGGAAATAAATTTCATTTAATCTTTCGTAAAAACTAACTTGTTCGACTCATGTATTTATTGTTCTATGATTACAGTTTGTACAGTAATTACGGTACAGTTAATTATTCGCCACAGACATATAGTCAGATGGGATGATAAAAGTACTGCATGTTTTCATCACCTTTACTCAagtggtttcattttgtttttaaaatgtgtgcgtTTAGCGTCTTCGTCGCTTGTCATCACTGAGACTCTGTAGTACCATATCGCCCTCTGGTGGCTGCTATCAACCCAACACTTGAGGGCTGCGTGACTACACCGTCAATGTTTTAAAAATCACGCCGTGCAGGTAATACAACAAGGCTTATTTGATTAAATAGTGAGTAAATATCGCAAATAATAAGAAATGTGCTGGTTAAGTAGGTCAATTCACCTTAGAGGTGAGTTAAAAGCTAGTTAAAAGATAGTGTATTCATTAGCTAGAGGCGCTGGCCCAACCTATAGGCCCAACCTATAATTTGTTCTGTTCTTGTAGCTTTGATAGCGGTTCATCAAATAACTGGACTCAACAAAACTACAATGGTAACAATACGTCGCGAATTCAGCATTATTATTTGATCTATAGGAAAATTGTATAACGTTGTCTCTGTGGCGCAATCGGTTAGCGCGTTCGGCTGttaaccgaaaggttggtggttcgagCCCACCCAGGGACGATGGTTTTTGACTTTatgtgtgctgttgtttttcatttagtaTTTTGCGCCTGCTATTTACACAGGGCCTAACCCCATTAAATGCCGACGTGTCGTTGGGGCCAGGATTACCTTGATGGTCGGTATGAGAAATGGGCTCATCGATTACTTATTTTGACAACCTACGAGTGAATGGTAAAGTTAGTTAGTAAAGGCAAGTTTTGACTTTGTGTAACCCAATTTCCGAatacatcttttatttgtttttttcttctaaaagtCACTCATAGCAGTATTCTCATTTAGTGTTCGTGCTACACAAAGGGGTGACCAAATACTTtacttacttttgcacctcacataTGTAACAGTGActaattttcttctttcttttctgcatttttgtaGTGTATCCCTCCAGAGCTCATCTTTGCTGGAAAATGCCGTGTCAGACTGTAACATCCAGAAAGGTGTGTTAAACTACCACAGTGGCATTGTAATTCATGTTACTGCTGAGATGTCATGATTATTCAGTTTCTTAGTTTTTGTCAGATTCTCTTCTTCATCGGTCTTCTCTCCACCTTGTCCTGGGTCAGAGAGGGGGCACCATTGAGCCATCTCTGAAACAGCTGGCTCGAAAGTAAAACTGTGAGAAGATGGTCTGCTGCAAGTATGTATAGTATGCAAACCAGGCACAGGCTTACTTTAGAGAGAATTAACTCATGCTCAGAGAGGTGGCGACCAGTAGCCGTCAATGAAGATTACTCCTAAAGATGAatttatacacacataaaatatcTGATGTGCTTGTATTTTACTTAAACATTTCCAACTTTCACTTTACATTTTATGAAATATAGTACTTGTactttatttaagtgttttaatttaatgctaCTTTCtactatgtgttgaggggaaaTAATATACCGCACATTTAACCGATAGCAAGAGTTACTTTGCATTAGATTGCAATGAATAACATGAAATGCACCAACTTgctatacagtaaataaagccAGTTGAGCTGAACttataaaataagtaaaattagCTCAGCCTCAGCTACAATATTTAATATCATCTTAAATGTTAATGCATCATTAATAATATGATGATATAAACCTTTTGGTGTCTAATGAAGACCACATTTACTACGTTTAAGCAGATTTTGCTAATAACACTTCCATTTACTATTTGAACTTACTTTTTTAAGACTACATACATTGATAGATCAGTTGCGATAGGTTTCTGATGTGATTGCACCttattttgaaatatgtaaatTGTATTTTCTTGAATTTTGAAAGTGTGGTATTCCTACTTAAGGAAAATATCACTGATTAACGAGCTGGTCTACAGGAGGgaagaaacacagcagcagaacaaccTTGTACTTTGCCTTTATTTCCAAACCACCATGACCACAGCTCTGAGTCTGAGAACCAGAGCCGACATGACCTTCCAAGAACAGTAAGGcttgaaaagaaaatcataCAGCATTAGAGAGCATGTCAAACAATATTACAGT encodes:
- the LOC125010781 gene encoding ceramide synthase 2-like; the protein is MDLLPDLWRQDYWLPPGVTWTDMEQLADSDRPRPQDLLIALPLALGFVALRFLFERFFAPPMGRCLGVKNRSQVTAAPSPKLESFYTQRSRQPTQSEIVGLTLLCGKTQRQIETWFRLRRNQDRPSQTKKFGEAAWRFFFYLTAFMAGLSCLIDRPWFWDHRECWRQYPVQPMERAHYWYYMLELGFYGSLLLRISVDVKRKDFKEQVIHHLATIFLLSFSYCANYIRIGTLVMLLHDSSDILLESAKMFNYGTGWRKTCDTLFVVFAVVFLVTRLVIFPSKIIHTTLVLSMEVFQPFAGYYFFNVLLMVLQGLHIFWAGLILRMVYKFLKGKLEKDERSDEESEVEDQEEDKEGEENMDQGGDCYWEKSKDSLNSKLSMLTNSCVLNNLTNHRSSVADRMRKAQ